A part of Amphiprion ocellaris isolate individual 3 ecotype Okinawa chromosome 16, ASM2253959v1, whole genome shotgun sequence genomic DNA contains:
- the ercc6 gene encoding DNA excision repair protein ERCC-6 isoform X2, with amino-acid sequence MPVEGTEDQVPSSLSSPASAALTPGGTEEDGATRGSAVCTFPENGQGSEAAAAYPANTGPGESNSAGKRSGALLQIDRQRIQAASASSGAVELQGLGVAVYDQDVLEQGVLQQVDEAIQEASQAAAKVEAEKEYQSVLDDVRSVTASLKHITKIIEQLSPYAASSKDISRKIESVKRQKENKEKQLKKVKAKQKRLQAILGGEDAQRVEAELLAEDDGEEAGPSTLGSMLMPAQETEWEELIRKGHMTPFGTRIPQKEVKKEPRKLMLAENSAFDQYLADQAKLATERKKVPLLKKKKSSGVSPNDGQTKRTGSSSKDKKLKKRMRKLQITALKAHPKARPKAEPHLPKPRKKHHPEGEETDSEGSEYLPSDELIDPEQEEREAMEEGFGEDDDEEYELKPYQRKAEGRERKKVKRKDSEEEYCPESSDEDEDDNGKAKRVKDDGDVEYYRQRIRKWKRQRLREREEKRERGEELTDDSDAEFDEGFKVPGFLWKKLYKYQQTGVRWMWELHCQQAGGILGDEMGLGKTIQVISFLAGLSYSKLRTRGSNYRYVGLGPTVIVCPATVMHQWVKEFHTWWPLFRVAVLHETGSFTSNKEKLIPEIASCHGILITSYSAVRNMQDTLQRYDWHYIILDEGHKIRNPNAGVTTACKQFRTPHRFILSGSPMQNNLKELWSLFDFVFPGKLGTLPVFMEQFSVPITMGGYSNASPVQVQTAFKCACVLRDTINPYLLRRMKADVKANLSLPDKNEQVLFCRLTEDQRQVYQSFLDSKEVYQILNGDMQVFSGLIALRKICNHPDLFSGGPRILRGIPEDQLTEEEHFGFWKRSGKLIVVESLLRLWFKQGHRVLLFTQSRQMLHILEVFVRENDYSYLKMDGTTTIASRQPLIARYNEDKSIFIFLLTTKVGGLGVNLTGANRVIIYDPDWNPSTDTQARERAWRIGQKQQVTIYRLLTAGTIEEKIYHRQIFKQFLTNRVLKDPKQRRFFKSNDIYELFTLADLDGAQGTETSAIFAGTGSDVKAPKKPDRPKPSHTVNYGSHAHKHPSENLNEASADNRHSSTDIPARDGNTSPCSKTFQGKSNVPRDSENTEQNGVDIVPNISANIQYNNNSRNWDAAKPAHKNSNSLSYHQPRDKDSALTSPQKHREKRKHCDPADLDKRKRKKHKHSRDARFEGHRISHLVKRRTYKKADSEDNAPEDQKKSDDYVLAKLFKKSGIHSVMQHDTIMESSNPDYVLVEAEANRVAKDALKALKVSRQKCRLPFNTPPPPPARKRFGQKKNSLLIGPSVQSAPTPSKCKDATIVKQSLSKKPGSGAHFSGQAGDSDSNSAPLSSSSLLAKMKARNHLNIPSRQRDEEEEEEEENSAAAPGTSLPPAPPTEHDELLVDLRNFVAFQANVDGQATTQEVLEYFKPRLTQEQAPVFRELLRSICDFHRTSGQEGMWKLKEHFR; translated from the exons ATGCCTGTAGAAGGTACAGAGGACCAGGTACCCTCCTCTCTTTCCAGCCCGGCTAGTGCTGCCCTAACGCCGGGAGggacggaggaggatggagcTACAAGGGGCTCAGCGGTCTGCACTTTCCCTGAAAACGGTCAGGGCTCCGAGGCTGCTGCAGCTTATCCTGCCAACACTGGACCTGGGGAGAGCAACAGTG CTGGCAAGAGGTCCGGAGCCTTGCTGCAGATTGACCGACAGCGCATTCAAGCAGCATCTGCCAGCTCTGGAGCGGTTGAACTGCAGGGCCTTGGTGTGGCTGTGTATGACCAGGATGTCCTCGAGCAAGGGGTTCTGCAGCAAGTGGATGAGGCAATCCAGGAGGCCAGTCAGGCTGCAGCTAAAGTTGAAGCTGAGAAGGAGTACCAATCTGTGCTGGATGATGTCAG GTCTGTTACAGCGTCTCTAAAACATATCACCAAGATCATCGAGCAGCTGTCTCCCTATGCAGCCTCCAGCAAAGACATCAGCAGGAAGATTGAGTCTGTCAAAcgacagaaagaaaataag GAGAAACAGTTGAAGAAAGTCAAAGCCAAACAGAAGCGACTTCAGGCCATTCTGGGAGGAGAGGATGCTCAGAGGGTGGAAGCTGAGCTGTTGGCAGAGGATGATGGAGAAGAAG CTGGACCGTCCACACTGGGCAGCATGCTCATGCCAGCTCAGGAGACTGAATGGGAGGAGCTTATACGGAAAGGTCACATGACTCCTTTTGGAACCCGAATCCCGCAGAAAGAAGTAAAGAAAGAGCCCCGGAAATTGATGCTTGCTGAGAACTCTGCCTTTGACCAGTATTTGGCGGACCAAGCAAAACTGGCAACTGAGAGGAAGAAAGTCCCTCttctaaagaaaaagaaaagctctGGAGTGAGTCCTAATGACGGGCAAACCAAAAGAACTGGATCCTCGTCCAAGGATAAAAAACTGAAGAAGCGCATGCGAAAGCTGCAGATAACCGCTTTGAAGGCTCATCCTAAGGCTCGACCCAAGGCTGAGCCACACCTCCCAAAGCCAAGGAAGAAGCATCACCCTGAAGGAGAGGAGACAGACAGCGAGGGGTCAGAGTACCTGCCCAGTGATGAATTAATAGATCCTGagcaagaggagagagaagccATGGAAGAGGGCTTTGgggaggatgatgatgaagagTATGAGTTGAAACCATATCAAAGAAAAGCTGAAGGGAGAGAGCGAAAGAAAGTTAAGAGGAAAGACAGTGAGGAAGAATATTGCCCTGagagttcagatgaagatgaggatgacaACGGTAAAGCCAAAAGAGTCAAAGATGATGGCGACGTAGAGTACTACAGGCAAAGAATAAG GAAATGGAAGCGGCAGCGGCTTCGAGAaagggaggagaagagagaaagaggtgaGGAGCTTACAGATGACAGTGATGCAGAATTTGACGAAGGCTTCAAAGTTCCTGGTTTTCTCTGGAAAAAGCTTTACAA GTACCAGCAGACAGGTGTGCGGTGGATGTGGGAACTCCACTGTCAGCAGGCAGGCGGCATCCTGGGAGATGAGATGGGATTGGGTAAAACCATCCAGGTCATCAGCTTTCTGGCCGGACTGAGCTACAGCAAGCTGAGAACTAGAGGGTCCAACTACAG GTATGTTGGACTGGGTCCAACAGTCATTGTGTGCCCAGCTACAGTCATGCATCAATGGGTGAAGGAGTTTCACACCTGGTGGCCACTTTTCAGAGTGGCAGTTCTACATGAAACTGGTTCCTTCACTAGCAACAag gAAAAATTGATTCCAGAAATAGCATCGTGTCATGGTATCCTGATCACCTCTTACTCAGCTGTGAGGAATATGCAGGACACCCTACAGCGCTACGACTGGCACTACATTATACTGGATGAGGGCCATAAGATCAGAAATCCAAATGCTGGAGTTACCACTGCCTGCAAGCAG TTTCGCACTCCTCACAGGTTCATCCTGTCAGGCTCACCTATGCAGAACAATTTGAAGGAGTTGTGGTCTCTGTTTGACTTCGTCTTCCCTGGCAAACTGGGGACGTTGCCTGTCTTCATGGAGCAGTTCTCTGTGCCGATTACCATGGGAGGATACAGCAATGCCTCACCTGTGCAG GTCCAGACAGCTTTcaagtgtgcgtgtgtgctgaGGGACACCATAAATCCTTACCTGCTCAGAAGAATGAAGGCAGATGTCAAGGCCAACCTCTCCTTACCTGACAAAAATGAACAG gtcCTGTTTTGTAGATTGACAGAAGACCAGCGGCAGGTGTATCAGAGCTTCTTAGATTCCAAAGAAGTTTACCAAATACTAAATGGGGACATGCAG gTATTCTCAGGTTTGATAGCACTCCGTAAGATCTGTAACCACCCAGACCTTTTCTCCGGTGGGCCCCGGATACTGAGGGGAATCCCAGAGGACCAGCTAACTGAAGAGGAACACTTTGGCTTCTGGAAACGCTCTGGCAAGCTGATAGTGGTGGAGTCACTGCTACGTCTCTGGTTCAAACAGGGCCACAGGGTCCTGCTCTTCACTCAGTCTAGACAG ATGCTGCACATCTTGGAGGTGTTTGTAAGGGAGAATGACTACTCATATCTGAAAATGGATGGCACGACCACAATAGCTTCTCGACAGCCGCTCATCGCTCGCTACAACGAG GACAAATCCATTTTTATCTTCTTGTTGACCACTAAAGTTGGAGGTCTGGGAGTCAATCTGACTGGAGCCAACAGAGTCATCATTTATGACCCAGACTGGAACCCCAGTACCGACACACAG GCACGGGAACGAGCATGGAGGATCGGTCAGAAGCAGCAAGTAACAATCTACAGGCTGCTGACTGCAGGGACCATCGAAGAGAAAATCTACCACAG GCAAATCTTCAAACAGTTTCTCACCAATCGTGTTCTGAAGGATCCCAAACAAAGACGGTTCTTCAAGTCTAATGACATCTATGAGCTCTTCACTCTAGCTGACCTTGATGGAGCCCAGGGGACTGAGACCAGTGCCATATTTGCAG GTACGGGCTCTGATGTCAAAGCGCCCAAGAAACCCGATAGACCAAAGCCATCACACACTGTAAACTATGGCAGCCATGCGCATAAACACCCCTCAGAAAACTTGAATGAAGCAAGCGCAGACAACAGGCACTCCTCGACAGATATTCCAGCAAGAGATGGAAACACCTCTCCATGCAGTAAAACCTTTCAGGGTAAGTCAAATGTTCCGAGGGACAGTGAAAACACCGAGCAAAATGGTGTGGATATAGTGCCAAATATTTCagcaaatatacagtataataaTAACAGCAGGAACTGGGATGCAGCCAAGCCAGCACACAAAAATTCTAACTCGCTCAGCTATCACCAACCCAGGGACAAAGACTCTGCCCTGACTAgtccacagaaacacagagaaaagagaaagcaCTGTGATCCAGCTGACTTGGATAAACGTAAAcggaagaaacacaaacactcccGAGATGCTCGGTTTGAGGGCCACCGCATCTCCCATTTGGTGAAGAGGAGGACATATAAGAAGGCAGACAGCGAAGACAATGCGCCAGAGGACCAGAAGAAATCTGACGATTACGTCTTGGCAAAGCTTTTCAAGAAGTCtg GTATCCACAGTGTGATGCAGCATGACACTATCATGGAGTCATCCAATCCTGATTATGTTCTTGTGGAGGCAGAAGCCAACAGGGTGGCTAAAGACGCCCTTAAAGCTCTAAAGGTTTCTCGGCAGAAGTGCAGACTTCCTTTCAAtacacctcctccaccacctgcAAG GAAACGTTTTGGACAAAAGAAGAATTCTCTCTTAATTGGACCTTCTGTTCAGTCTGCCCCCACTCCGAGCAAATGCAAG GATGCTACGATTGTAAAGCAGTCTCTGTCAAAGAAACCTGGCTCAGGAGCTCATTTCAGTGGACAGGCCGGAGATAGCGACTCAAACTCCGCCCcattgtcctcctcctctttgctGGCCAAGATGAAAGCTCGTAATCACCTCAACATACCCTCCAGACAGagagacgaagaagaagaagaggaggaggagaatagCGCCGCAGCTCCAGGAACGAGCCTCCCTCCTGCTCCACCCACTGAGCACGACGAGCTGTTGGTGGATCTGCGCAACTTCGTGGCCTTCCAGGCAAATGTGGACGGACAGGCCACCACCCAGGAAGTACTGGAGTACTTCAAACCAAGACTGACCCAGGAGCAGGCGCCTGTCTTTAGAGAGCTACTTAGGAGCATCTGTGACTTTCATAGGACCTCTGGTCAGGAGGGCATGTGGAAACTGAAGGAGCACTTTCGCTGA
- the ercc6 gene encoding DNA excision repair protein ERCC-6 isoform X1: MPVEGTEDQVPSSLSSPASAALTPGGTEEDGATRGSAVCTFPENGQGSEAAAAYPANTGPGESNSAGKRSGALLQIDRQRIQAASASSGAVELQGLGVAVYDQDVLEQGVLQQVDEAIQEASQAAAKVEAEKEYQSVLDDVRSVTASLKHITKIIEQLSPYAASSKDISRKIESVKRQKENKEKQLKKVKAKQKRLQAILGGEDAQRVEAELLAEDDGEEEAGPSTLGSMLMPAQETEWEELIRKGHMTPFGTRIPQKEVKKEPRKLMLAENSAFDQYLADQAKLATERKKVPLLKKKKSSGVSPNDGQTKRTGSSSKDKKLKKRMRKLQITALKAHPKARPKAEPHLPKPRKKHHPEGEETDSEGSEYLPSDELIDPEQEEREAMEEGFGEDDDEEYELKPYQRKAEGRERKKVKRKDSEEEYCPESSDEDEDDNGKAKRVKDDGDVEYYRQRIRKWKRQRLREREEKRERGEELTDDSDAEFDEGFKVPGFLWKKLYKYQQTGVRWMWELHCQQAGGILGDEMGLGKTIQVISFLAGLSYSKLRTRGSNYRYVGLGPTVIVCPATVMHQWVKEFHTWWPLFRVAVLHETGSFTSNKEKLIPEIASCHGILITSYSAVRNMQDTLQRYDWHYIILDEGHKIRNPNAGVTTACKQFRTPHRFILSGSPMQNNLKELWSLFDFVFPGKLGTLPVFMEQFSVPITMGGYSNASPVQVQTAFKCACVLRDTINPYLLRRMKADVKANLSLPDKNEQVLFCRLTEDQRQVYQSFLDSKEVYQILNGDMQVFSGLIALRKICNHPDLFSGGPRILRGIPEDQLTEEEHFGFWKRSGKLIVVESLLRLWFKQGHRVLLFTQSRQMLHILEVFVRENDYSYLKMDGTTTIASRQPLIARYNEDKSIFIFLLTTKVGGLGVNLTGANRVIIYDPDWNPSTDTQARERAWRIGQKQQVTIYRLLTAGTIEEKIYHRQIFKQFLTNRVLKDPKQRRFFKSNDIYELFTLADLDGAQGTETSAIFAGTGSDVKAPKKPDRPKPSHTVNYGSHAHKHPSENLNEASADNRHSSTDIPARDGNTSPCSKTFQGKSNVPRDSENTEQNGVDIVPNISANIQYNNNSRNWDAAKPAHKNSNSLSYHQPRDKDSALTSPQKHREKRKHCDPADLDKRKRKKHKHSRDARFEGHRISHLVKRRTYKKADSEDNAPEDQKKSDDYVLAKLFKKSGIHSVMQHDTIMESSNPDYVLVEAEANRVAKDALKALKVSRQKCRLPFNTPPPPPARKRFGQKKNSLLIGPSVQSAPTPSKCKDATIVKQSLSKKPGSGAHFSGQAGDSDSNSAPLSSSSLLAKMKARNHLNIPSRQRDEEEEEEEENSAAAPGTSLPPAPPTEHDELLVDLRNFVAFQANVDGQATTQEVLEYFKPRLTQEQAPVFRELLRSICDFHRTSGQEGMWKLKEHFR, encoded by the exons ATGCCTGTAGAAGGTACAGAGGACCAGGTACCCTCCTCTCTTTCCAGCCCGGCTAGTGCTGCCCTAACGCCGGGAGggacggaggaggatggagcTACAAGGGGCTCAGCGGTCTGCACTTTCCCTGAAAACGGTCAGGGCTCCGAGGCTGCTGCAGCTTATCCTGCCAACACTGGACCTGGGGAGAGCAACAGTG CTGGCAAGAGGTCCGGAGCCTTGCTGCAGATTGACCGACAGCGCATTCAAGCAGCATCTGCCAGCTCTGGAGCGGTTGAACTGCAGGGCCTTGGTGTGGCTGTGTATGACCAGGATGTCCTCGAGCAAGGGGTTCTGCAGCAAGTGGATGAGGCAATCCAGGAGGCCAGTCAGGCTGCAGCTAAAGTTGAAGCTGAGAAGGAGTACCAATCTGTGCTGGATGATGTCAG GTCTGTTACAGCGTCTCTAAAACATATCACCAAGATCATCGAGCAGCTGTCTCCCTATGCAGCCTCCAGCAAAGACATCAGCAGGAAGATTGAGTCTGTCAAAcgacagaaagaaaataag GAGAAACAGTTGAAGAAAGTCAAAGCCAAACAGAAGCGACTTCAGGCCATTCTGGGAGGAGAGGATGCTCAGAGGGTGGAAGCTGAGCTGTTGGCAGAGGATGATGGAGAAGAAG AAGCTGGACCGTCCACACTGGGCAGCATGCTCATGCCAGCTCAGGAGACTGAATGGGAGGAGCTTATACGGAAAGGTCACATGACTCCTTTTGGAACCCGAATCCCGCAGAAAGAAGTAAAGAAAGAGCCCCGGAAATTGATGCTTGCTGAGAACTCTGCCTTTGACCAGTATTTGGCGGACCAAGCAAAACTGGCAACTGAGAGGAAGAAAGTCCCTCttctaaagaaaaagaaaagctctGGAGTGAGTCCTAATGACGGGCAAACCAAAAGAACTGGATCCTCGTCCAAGGATAAAAAACTGAAGAAGCGCATGCGAAAGCTGCAGATAACCGCTTTGAAGGCTCATCCTAAGGCTCGACCCAAGGCTGAGCCACACCTCCCAAAGCCAAGGAAGAAGCATCACCCTGAAGGAGAGGAGACAGACAGCGAGGGGTCAGAGTACCTGCCCAGTGATGAATTAATAGATCCTGagcaagaggagagagaagccATGGAAGAGGGCTTTGgggaggatgatgatgaagagTATGAGTTGAAACCATATCAAAGAAAAGCTGAAGGGAGAGAGCGAAAGAAAGTTAAGAGGAAAGACAGTGAGGAAGAATATTGCCCTGagagttcagatgaagatgaggatgacaACGGTAAAGCCAAAAGAGTCAAAGATGATGGCGACGTAGAGTACTACAGGCAAAGAATAAG GAAATGGAAGCGGCAGCGGCTTCGAGAaagggaggagaagagagaaagaggtgaGGAGCTTACAGATGACAGTGATGCAGAATTTGACGAAGGCTTCAAAGTTCCTGGTTTTCTCTGGAAAAAGCTTTACAA GTACCAGCAGACAGGTGTGCGGTGGATGTGGGAACTCCACTGTCAGCAGGCAGGCGGCATCCTGGGAGATGAGATGGGATTGGGTAAAACCATCCAGGTCATCAGCTTTCTGGCCGGACTGAGCTACAGCAAGCTGAGAACTAGAGGGTCCAACTACAG GTATGTTGGACTGGGTCCAACAGTCATTGTGTGCCCAGCTACAGTCATGCATCAATGGGTGAAGGAGTTTCACACCTGGTGGCCACTTTTCAGAGTGGCAGTTCTACATGAAACTGGTTCCTTCACTAGCAACAag gAAAAATTGATTCCAGAAATAGCATCGTGTCATGGTATCCTGATCACCTCTTACTCAGCTGTGAGGAATATGCAGGACACCCTACAGCGCTACGACTGGCACTACATTATACTGGATGAGGGCCATAAGATCAGAAATCCAAATGCTGGAGTTACCACTGCCTGCAAGCAG TTTCGCACTCCTCACAGGTTCATCCTGTCAGGCTCACCTATGCAGAACAATTTGAAGGAGTTGTGGTCTCTGTTTGACTTCGTCTTCCCTGGCAAACTGGGGACGTTGCCTGTCTTCATGGAGCAGTTCTCTGTGCCGATTACCATGGGAGGATACAGCAATGCCTCACCTGTGCAG GTCCAGACAGCTTTcaagtgtgcgtgtgtgctgaGGGACACCATAAATCCTTACCTGCTCAGAAGAATGAAGGCAGATGTCAAGGCCAACCTCTCCTTACCTGACAAAAATGAACAG gtcCTGTTTTGTAGATTGACAGAAGACCAGCGGCAGGTGTATCAGAGCTTCTTAGATTCCAAAGAAGTTTACCAAATACTAAATGGGGACATGCAG gTATTCTCAGGTTTGATAGCACTCCGTAAGATCTGTAACCACCCAGACCTTTTCTCCGGTGGGCCCCGGATACTGAGGGGAATCCCAGAGGACCAGCTAACTGAAGAGGAACACTTTGGCTTCTGGAAACGCTCTGGCAAGCTGATAGTGGTGGAGTCACTGCTACGTCTCTGGTTCAAACAGGGCCACAGGGTCCTGCTCTTCACTCAGTCTAGACAG ATGCTGCACATCTTGGAGGTGTTTGTAAGGGAGAATGACTACTCATATCTGAAAATGGATGGCACGACCACAATAGCTTCTCGACAGCCGCTCATCGCTCGCTACAACGAG GACAAATCCATTTTTATCTTCTTGTTGACCACTAAAGTTGGAGGTCTGGGAGTCAATCTGACTGGAGCCAACAGAGTCATCATTTATGACCCAGACTGGAACCCCAGTACCGACACACAG GCACGGGAACGAGCATGGAGGATCGGTCAGAAGCAGCAAGTAACAATCTACAGGCTGCTGACTGCAGGGACCATCGAAGAGAAAATCTACCACAG GCAAATCTTCAAACAGTTTCTCACCAATCGTGTTCTGAAGGATCCCAAACAAAGACGGTTCTTCAAGTCTAATGACATCTATGAGCTCTTCACTCTAGCTGACCTTGATGGAGCCCAGGGGACTGAGACCAGTGCCATATTTGCAG GTACGGGCTCTGATGTCAAAGCGCCCAAGAAACCCGATAGACCAAAGCCATCACACACTGTAAACTATGGCAGCCATGCGCATAAACACCCCTCAGAAAACTTGAATGAAGCAAGCGCAGACAACAGGCACTCCTCGACAGATATTCCAGCAAGAGATGGAAACACCTCTCCATGCAGTAAAACCTTTCAGGGTAAGTCAAATGTTCCGAGGGACAGTGAAAACACCGAGCAAAATGGTGTGGATATAGTGCCAAATATTTCagcaaatatacagtataataaTAACAGCAGGAACTGGGATGCAGCCAAGCCAGCACACAAAAATTCTAACTCGCTCAGCTATCACCAACCCAGGGACAAAGACTCTGCCCTGACTAgtccacagaaacacagagaaaagagaaagcaCTGTGATCCAGCTGACTTGGATAAACGTAAAcggaagaaacacaaacactcccGAGATGCTCGGTTTGAGGGCCACCGCATCTCCCATTTGGTGAAGAGGAGGACATATAAGAAGGCAGACAGCGAAGACAATGCGCCAGAGGACCAGAAGAAATCTGACGATTACGTCTTGGCAAAGCTTTTCAAGAAGTCtg GTATCCACAGTGTGATGCAGCATGACACTATCATGGAGTCATCCAATCCTGATTATGTTCTTGTGGAGGCAGAAGCCAACAGGGTGGCTAAAGACGCCCTTAAAGCTCTAAAGGTTTCTCGGCAGAAGTGCAGACTTCCTTTCAAtacacctcctccaccacctgcAAG GAAACGTTTTGGACAAAAGAAGAATTCTCTCTTAATTGGACCTTCTGTTCAGTCTGCCCCCACTCCGAGCAAATGCAAG GATGCTACGATTGTAAAGCAGTCTCTGTCAAAGAAACCTGGCTCAGGAGCTCATTTCAGTGGACAGGCCGGAGATAGCGACTCAAACTCCGCCCcattgtcctcctcctctttgctGGCCAAGATGAAAGCTCGTAATCACCTCAACATACCCTCCAGACAGagagacgaagaagaagaagaggaggaggagaatagCGCCGCAGCTCCAGGAACGAGCCTCCCTCCTGCTCCACCCACTGAGCACGACGAGCTGTTGGTGGATCTGCGCAACTTCGTGGCCTTCCAGGCAAATGTGGACGGACAGGCCACCACCCAGGAAGTACTGGAGTACTTCAAACCAAGACTGACCCAGGAGCAGGCGCCTGTCTTTAGAGAGCTACTTAGGAGCATCTGTGACTTTCATAGGACCTCTGGTCAGGAGGGCATGTGGAAACTGAAGGAGCACTTTCGCTGA